The Acomys russatus chromosome 3, mAcoRus1.1, whole genome shotgun sequence genome has a window encoding:
- the LOC127186747 gene encoding olfactory receptor 4K2-like, giving the protein MERINHSRVPEFVLLGLTDSPELQIFFFVAFSIFYLMTMFGNCLILFTVLSTSHLHSPMFFLLSNLSLIDICLSSFATPKMITDFFVHHKTISFEGCISQMFLLHLFTGTEIVLLISMSFDRYIAICKPLYYSTIMSQKVCVGLVVTSWLVGFLHTTSQLVFILYLPFCGPNVVDSFFCDLPLVIQLACIDTYVLGIFMVSTSGVIALISFLLLLISYVVVLITIRNHSSIGSSKALSTCTSHFIVVLMFFGPCILIYVWPSTNFLMDKILSVFYTIFTPFLNPLIYTLRNQEVRTAVKKKISNQ; this is encoded by the coding sequence ATGGAGAGGATTAACCATTCCAGAGTGCCAGAATTCGTGTTGCTTGGACTTACTGATTCTCCCGAGCTTCAAATATTCTTCTTTGTggcattttccattttttatttaatgacaaTGTTTGGGAACTGCCTAATTCTGTTCACTGTCCTCTCCACCTCACATCTTCACTCCCCCATGTTCTTTCTTCTCAGCAACCTTTCCCTGATTGACATATGCCTCTCCTCCTTTGCAACACCAAAGATGATCACGGACTTCTTTGTTCACCATAAGACCATCTCTTTTGAGGGGTGCATTTCTCAAATGTTTCTTTTGCATCTTTTCACTGGAACTGAAATTGTACTGCTGATTTCCATGTCTTTTGACAGGTATATTGCCATATGTAAACCTCTCTACTACTCAACAATTATGAGCCAAAAGGTGTGTGTTGGGCTGGTGGTAACTTCTTGGTTGGTAGGCTTCCTACATACAACCAGTCAACTGGTTTTTATcctctatttgcccttctgtgGTCCCAATGTAGTAGACAGCTTCTTCTGTGACCTTCCTTTGGTAATCCAACTGGCTTGTATAGATACATATGTTCTTGGTATCTTCATGGTCTCAACCAGCGGTGTTATTGCTCTTATAAGTTTTCTGCTTTTGCTCATTTCCTATGTTGTGGTGCTTATCACTATCAGGAACCACTCCTCAATTGGATCATCGAAGGCTCTTTCCACCTGCACTTCACATTTCATAGTTGTGCTGATGTTCTTTGGACCATGCATTTTGATTTATGTGTGGCCTTCCACAAATTTTCTGATGGACAAAATACTCTCTGTCTTCTACACCATCTTCACTCCTTTTCTGAATCCACTAATCTATACTTTGAGAAACCAAGAAGTGAGAACAGcagtaaagaagaaaataagtaaccaATAG